Proteins from one Fragaria vesca subsp. vesca linkage group LG6, FraVesHawaii_1.0, whole genome shotgun sequence genomic window:
- the LOC101295844 gene encoding uncharacterized protein LOC101295844, with translation MCFNNDVWSIRVLKEHILFNGIDVSYKQWKRHGEPSTSATNALGDSETVHMNPNLGIEGGNLRKRKAEGGITSSSSYDVLTIASENPEHHGRVKGVGGNVKPSAYLNLPKPQRKSMKQTVSLPLKKMIEEEIYSMLAEDRAQWEERGKKHAEERAIWT, from the coding sequence ATGTGCTTTAACAATGATGTATGGTCCATAAGGGTTCTTAAGGAGCATATATTGTTCAATGGTATAGATGTCAGCTATAAGCAATGGAAGCGGCATGGAGAACCTTCAACTTCTGCCACTAATGCCTTAGGGGATTCTGAAACAGTACACATGAACCCCAATTTAGGGATAGAAGGGGGAAACTTAAGGAAAAGGAAGGCTGAAGGGGGGATCACCTCATCTAGTTCATATGATGTGCTAACCATTGCATCGGAGAATCCCGAGCATCATGGTAGGGTTAAAGGTGTTGGTGGCAATGTTAAGCCATCTGCATATTTAAACTTGCCAAAACCACAAAGAAAGAGTATGAAACAAACTGTGAGTTTACCGCTGAAGAAGATGATAGAGGAGGAGATATATAGTATGCTTGCAGAGGACAGAGCGCAATGGGAGGAGAGGGGTAAAAAACATGCTGAGGAAAGAGCAATATGGACTTAG
- the LOC101296133 gene encoding uncharacterized protein LOC101296133 encodes MELPVNTPKSATPVSSGQGSYSPQFERVVVCNRDAEVMAAKKKLILRDDVNVVAEERIMRAVVGKAKQTSILEEKLRDVFVPKASVNGEEECKLAVDSVVNIVAIGVQLSTLRPTSKLSMVFHWEMKMCASPSFGHWFLKLCCHFRSKMR; translated from the exons ATGGAGTTGCCTGTTAATACACCCAAATCTGCTACACCGGTAAGTTCAGGACAAGGGAGTTATTCGCCACAATTTGAAAGGGTTGTAGTTTGTAATAGAGATGCTGAGGTGATGGCTGCAAAGAAGAAGTTGATTTTAAGAGATGATGTGAACGTGGTAGCTGAAGAGAGAATTATGCGGGCCGTTGTTGGGAAGGCAAAACAGACCTCCATATTGGAAGAGAAGTTAAGAGATGTCTTTGTTCCAAAGGCATCAGTAAATGGTGAAGAG GAGTGCAAATTGGCTGTTGATTCGGTGGTAAACATTGTAGCCATTGGAGTGCAATTGTCGACCTTGAGACCAACCAGCAAACTATCCATGGTGTTCCATTGGGAGATGAAAATGTGCGCGTCTCCATCATTTGGCCATTGGTTCCTGAAGCTTTGCTGCCATTTCCGATCAAAGATGAGATAG
- the LOC101310815 gene encoding uncharacterized protein LOC101310815: MEVQLNNLGLYSIGTKLGKPGQIYLLSYNSGDHWMLSIVDPDQEIIYFMDPSRRWLVFDGEWKSIVNTSIRIFNAHNLFNPHKYRRGRKWKSIQWKILTTCGYWIMRCMKEIVEDKDLDFADKWKRSTQKRGNLVYTDYEIDEVRVEWAQHVMKFANV, from the exons ATGGAAGTACAACTGAACAATCTCGGGCTTTATTCAATCGGTACAAAGCTAGGGAAGCCTGGACAGATTTATTTGCTGTCATATAACTCAGG TGATCATTGGATGTTGTCTATTGTGGATCCGGATCAAGAAATAATTTACTTCATGGATCCGTCAAGGAGGTGGCTCGTCTTCGATGGTGAATGGAAATCAATTGTCAACAC GTCCATTAGAATATTTAATGCACACAATTTGTTTAATCCACACAAGTATAGGAGAGGGAGGAAATGGAAATCAATCCAATGGAAAATTCTTACT ACTTGTGGATATTGGATTATGCGTTGCATGAAGGAGATAGTGGAAGACAAGGATTTGGATTTTGCTGATAAG TGGAAAAGAAGTACTCAGAAAAGGGGAAATCTTGTTTACACAGATTATGAGATTGATGAAGTTCGGGTTGAATGGGCGCAGCATGTGATGAAGTTTGCAAATGTCTAG
- the LOC101301700 gene encoding E3 ubiquitin-protein ligase RHF2A-like yields MNGSSSLNFLTSNSNLYMEVPNMTEAKKDESQLISAAAFVEGGIQDACGEACSICLEDFCESDPSVLTTCKHEFHFHCILEWCQRSSQCPMCWQGLSLKDPSSQELLEAVERERTIRATARSATIFLHPTLSNFEVQHLADGTNDADLEERFIQHLAAAASMGRTHHIGRREGQRSQSSLRGHPHFSVISTHPSAHSLGHVSASGGESEPATITAASPSTPLTSGGDESSRWSSQVSSVQTDEFSSSTSRPTLMQRNRQGIPSTGWSSASHSSPINQETAGPSDLQSISESLKSKFNAMSMKYKESFSKSTRGWKERLFSRSPSMSELGSEVRREVNAGIASVSRIIESLETRDNSKVGQDRVANQTADGSTTDQGNRNSSESHGRTLTDNNRPVTPCAVGSASN; encoded by the exons ATGAATGGCTCTTCTTCTCTGAATTTCTTGACTTCCAATTCCAATCTCTATATGGAG GTTCCAAATATGACGGAGGCAAAGAAGGATGAAAGTCAATTGATATCAGCTGCTGCTTTTGTTGAAGGGGGAATACAAGATGCATGTGGTGAAGCCTGTAGCATATGCCTTGAGGATTTTTGTGAAAGTGATCCTTCAGTG CTGACTACTTGCAAGCATGAGTTTCACTTCCACTGCATCCTTGAATG GTGCCAGAGAAGTTCCCAATGTCCGATGTGTTGGCAGGGCCTTAGCTTGAAGGATCCTTCCAG TCAAGAATTACTTGAGGCTGTAGAACGGGAGAGGACCATTAGGGCCACAGCAAGAAGTGCAACCATATTTCTTCATCCCACCCTCAGCAATTTTGAAGTGCAGCAT TTAGCTGATGGTACTAATGATGCTGACCTTGAAGAGCGTTTCATCCAGCATTTGGCAGCTGCTGCATCAATGGGAAGGACTCACCACATTGGTAGAAGGGAAGGCCAGCGGAGCCAGTCATCTCTTCGTGGTCATCCACACTTCTCGGTCATTTCCACTCACCCCAGTGCACATTCTCTTGGTCATGTTTCTGCCTCGGGTGGGGAGAGTGAACCAGCTACCATAACTGCAGCAAGTCCATCTACCCCACTTACATCAGGTGGAGATGAATCATCACGATGGAGTTCACAAGTTTCTTCTGTTCAAACTGATGAATTTTCTTCCTCCACATCTAGGCCTACACTCATGCAACGAAATCGTCAAGGAATTCCCTCTACCGGCTG GAGCTCTGCCAGTCACTCCTCACCAATAAATCAGGAAACAGCAGGACCATCAGATCTTCAGTCTATTTCAGAGTCTCTGAAATCAAAATTTAATGCCATGTCAATGAA ATACAAGGAGTCATTTTCAAAGAGTACAAGAGGATGGAAGGAGAGGCTGTTCTCTCGTAGCCCTTCTATGTCAGAACTTGGTTCTGAAGTCCGTAGAGAAGTCAATGCTGGAATCGCTAGTGTATCTCGAATTATAGAGAGCCTTGAGACCAGAGATAATAGTAAAGTTGGTCAGGATCGTGTAGCAAATCAAACAGCAGATGGTTCTACGACGGACCAGGGCAACCGGAA